A window of Bradyrhizobium sp. AZCC 1719 genomic DNA:
CGGTGAGGCCATCGGCCAGCCGCTGTCGGTGGCCGATATGGCCAAGCTCTGCGGGTTGCCGGCCGGGGATGGCGCCGACACCATCCGTAAATGGGAGGTCACCGGTCCGACCGGGCCGGTGGCGGAGCTGTTGCGCATTCTTGCGATGGCCAGCGACCACTACCCGATCCTCGAAATGTTCAACGTGTTCGACCGCCACGACGTGCCGGCGAAAGATCGCCCGGCGCGGCGGCAAGCCTTCCGCGAGCAGATGCGCAGCGACGTGCGTCGCCGCATTGGTTAAGCAAAGCTTGCCTGAGACTTGCGGAGCTAGCGAAAATTAAGCCTTTCGTTACCTTTGATTAGGCCTTCATTAAGTACAGAAAACGGCTGTCTGCCAATGGGTTGGGTTACCACCCGCTGTCACCCGGGAGTGACAGCATTTTAGATAAAAGCTGTCTATGTGCGTGGCGATGGATGACGCCCCGCACGAGGGTGTCGCCGAACGGTTTTCGGAGACCAACACAATGAAAAAGATCCTCGCCGCCCTCGTGGCCTTCGCTGCTCTCACCGCCGCCGCACCCGCCCTTGGCGCCGACCTCGGCGCAGGCCGTTATTACAACAAGGCGCCTGCCTATGCGGCGCCGATCTACAACTGGACCGGCTTCTATATCGGCGGCCATCTCGGCGCCGCCTTCAGCGGCAGCCACGACTTCAACGGCGCGGTGCTGAGCGACTCCAGCGCCCGACTGCTCGGCGGCGTTCAGGCCGGCCTCGATTGGCAGTTCGCGCCGAACTGGGTGCTCGGCACCGAGGGCCAGTATTCCTGGCTCGGCAAGAATAACCTCACCGCCACCTTCCCCGGCGGCTACGTCTACACCAATGATCAGCGCGGCCTCGGCTCGGTCACCGCCCGCATCGGCTACACCTGGGGTCCGGGCCTGCTCTACGTCAAAGGCGGCTACGCCTACTCCGACAACCGCGAGAGGCTGACGCTCGCCGGCGCGCCGATCCCCTTCCTGCTCGATGGCAACCACAGCCACGGCTACACCGTCGGCGCCGGCGTCGAGTACATGTTCGCCCCGAACTGGGCGGTCAAAGGCGAGTACATGTATTACGACTTCGGCAGCAGCCGCTTCGTTTCCCCTGCGGCGCTGGCGCCGTTCGGAAGCTTCCACAATGACGACCACACGCTGAAGCTCGGCGTCAATTATCGCTTCAACTTCGCGAGCCCCGTGGTGGCGCGCTACTGAGCGCTTTCAACTAAGAATTACAGAAGGCCGGCTTTCACGCCGGCCTTTTTTGTTTTGGTTCGGCGCCCCACATTTTCCGGTTCGCGGAAAAACCCAGTACGGCAAGCTGCCTGCCGCTAAAATTATGGCGAAAAAAGTGCCGTTTTTCCAAACTTGTTAACCGGGTATCGCGATACTGCCGCCCGAAACATCCCAAGGTAGCGTGGACGGGGCAGCGGGCAGATGGCGTTATTCAAATCAGGGACCAAGGGTATTCGCTTCGGCGTCAGGGGCAGTCTGTTTGCCGCCTTCGCCGTGATCGCCGGCATGGCGATCATCATCTCTGCCGGCGCCGGACTGATGCTCGGGCGGCTTGGCGGGACCATGGTGGACTTAAGCGGACGGGATATTCCCCGCCTCGCCGCCAGCCTTCAGCTCTCGGCGCAGAGCGCGAGCCTCGCCAGCCAGGGGCCGGCGCTGCTGGCTGCGCGCAGCGAGCAGGCGCTGAACGATCGCACCATGAAAATGAAGGAGACCCAGACGGTCGCGCTGCAGAAGCTCGGCGTGATCGTCGAACTCGGCGCCGACAAGGCGGTCGTTGCCGCGCTCAACGAGAACATGAAGAACATCGATGAGGTGATCAAGAGTCTCGGTGCGGCAGCGCGCGAGCGGCTCGAACTGGCCGCCCAGCACGAAAAACTATACGATTCGGTGCGCAAGGCTCAACGGCGCTTCATTGCCGCCGCCGGCCCTGCCGCGATCGACGCCCAGACCGAACTCTACAGCATCTACGCCGCCCCTAACTTCTCGCAGGCCGACGCCATCAAGGCCCACAGGACGGCCGACCAGCTCGCCGACATCGCCGCCAGCGGCAATCTGATGGCGTTCGACATGATCGCCGCGTTGTCGGCCACCAGCGGCGATACGTTGGAGGCCATCGGGAGGGAATTCCGCACCGCGCAGGCGCGCGTGAAGTCGAATGTCGAGAAGCTGCCCACGACCACGGCGATGAATGTCGTCCGCAAAGCGACCCTGGACTTGCTGGCGCTTGCCGACGGCAAGACCGGCGTCTTCAAGGTCCGCCAGCAGGAGCTTGACGCGGACGATTTCGGCCAGACCATTCTGGAGGAAACCCGCAAGCTCAACGTCGGCCTCGGCATCAGCGTCCAGCAATTGGTCGATGGCGTGCAGAAAGAAACCGACGCTGCGGCCTGGCAGGCGCGTCAGGAGATCTCGTTCGGGACCATGGTCATGCTCGCGCTCGGCGTGGCGACGCTGGTCGGTTCGATCCTGTTCGTCTGGCTCTATGTCGGCCGCAACATCCTGCGGCGGATCAGCAATCTGCAGCACTCGATGCAGTTGCTGTCCAGCGGCGACCTCGAAACTGAGGTCTATCAGACCCACCAGCAGGACGAGATCGGCGTCATGGCGGATTCGCTGCAGGTGTTCCGCGAGAGCATGATCCAGAGCCGCGCGCTCTCCGCCGAGCAGGACAAGGACCGCATCGTCAAGTCGGAGCGCGCCTCCCGCATGGAAGCCCGCATCGTCGAGTTTGAAAGCACCGTCCGCACCGCGCTCGACAGCCTGCAGACCGCGGCGGGCTCGATGCAATCGACCGCGCAAAGCATGTCGGCGACCGCCGATCAGTCCAGCGCGCTGGTGACCGCGGTTGCGACCGCCGCCGAGCAGACCTCGGCCAATGTGCAGACCGTATCGTCAGGCACCGAGGAATTGTCCTCCTCGATCGAGGAGATCGGCCGCCAGGTCATCACCTCGGCGGAGATCGCCCGCAAGGCGGTCGACGACGCCGGTGCGACCGACGCCACCATGCAGGGGCTTGCGGATAACGCGGCGCGGATCAGCGTGGTGGTCGACCTGATCCAGACCATCGCCTCGCAGACCAACCTTTTGGCGCTGAATGCGACCATCGAAGCGGCACGCGCCGGCGATGCCGGCCGCGGCTTTGCCGTGGTCGCCTCCGAGGTGAAGAGCCTCGCCAACCAGACCGCGAAGGCCACCGACGAGATCCGCCAGCAGATCGTCAGCATGCAGACGGTGACGGAGACCGCGGTTTCCGCGATCCGCAACATCAGCACCACGATCAGCGAGATCAACGAGGTGACCACCGCGATCGCGGCCGCGGTCGAGGAGCAGGGTGCGGCGACGCGCGAAATCGCGCGCAACATCCAGCATGCCGCGGGCGGCACCAGCGAAGTCTCCAGCAACATTGTCGGCGTCTCCAGCGCCTCGGCGCAAGCCGGAACCGCCGCCGGCCAGGTGCTGACCGCCTCCGACGCGCTGCGCCGCGAGGCCGACGTGCTGCGCGAGGAGATCGACGCGTTCCTGTCGAATATCAGGGCGGCGTAGTCGCCCCACGCTCGTCATTCCGGGGCTATGCGAAGCATAGAACCCGGAATCTCGAGATTCCCCGGTGCGCAATTGCGCACCTGAGGTCTGGTCCTTCGGACCATCCCGGAATGACAGCCAGCACTTTTTTCGGCTAGCGCGGCGCCGCCTCTACCGCTAAGCCGGTAGCATGCATTCGAAAACCGACACGGTGCAGTCCTCGGCCGAGGCACTGCGGTACCCCTTCGAAAGCCACCCGGGCCACGATCAGGTCG
This region includes:
- a CDS encoding helix-turn-helix domain-containing protein, producing the protein MTGAELKKLRQHLGEAIGQPLSVADMAKLCGLPAGDGADTIRKWEVTGPTGPVAELLRILAMASDHYPILEMFNVFDRHDVPAKDRPARRQAFREQMRSDVRRRIG
- a CDS encoding outer membrane protein, with translation MKKILAALVAFAALTAAAPALGADLGAGRYYNKAPAYAAPIYNWTGFYIGGHLGAAFSGSHDFNGAVLSDSSARLLGGVQAGLDWQFAPNWVLGTEGQYSWLGKNNLTATFPGGYVYTNDQRGLGSVTARIGYTWGPGLLYVKGGYAYSDNRERLTLAGAPIPFLLDGNHSHGYTVGAGVEYMFAPNWAVKGEYMYYDFGSSRFVSPAALAPFGSFHNDDHTLKLGVNYRFNFASPVVARY
- a CDS encoding methyl-accepting chemotaxis protein — encoded protein: MALFKSGTKGIRFGVRGSLFAAFAVIAGMAIIISAGAGLMLGRLGGTMVDLSGRDIPRLAASLQLSAQSASLASQGPALLAARSEQALNDRTMKMKETQTVALQKLGVIVELGADKAVVAALNENMKNIDEVIKSLGAAARERLELAAQHEKLYDSVRKAQRRFIAAAGPAAIDAQTELYSIYAAPNFSQADAIKAHRTADQLADIAASGNLMAFDMIAALSATSGDTLEAIGREFRTAQARVKSNVEKLPTTTAMNVVRKATLDLLALADGKTGVFKVRQQELDADDFGQTILEETRKLNVGLGISVQQLVDGVQKETDAAAWQARQEISFGTMVMLALGVATLVGSILFVWLYVGRNILRRISNLQHSMQLLSSGDLETEVYQTHQQDEIGVMADSLQVFRESMIQSRALSAEQDKDRIVKSERASRMEARIVEFESTVRTALDSLQTAAGSMQSTAQSMSATADQSSALVTAVATAAEQTSANVQTVSSGTEELSSSIEEIGRQVITSAEIARKAVDDAGATDATMQGLADNAARISVVVDLIQTIASQTNLLALNATIEAARAGDAGRGFAVVASEVKSLANQTAKATDEIRQQIVSMQTVTETAVSAIRNISTTISEINEVTTAIAAAVEEQGAATREIARNIQHAAGGTSEVSSNIVGVSSASAQAGTAAGQVLTASDALRREADVLREEIDAFLSNIRAA